TCGTCTTTTGGTCTCCCTAAAGTCACATTTTCTGACCTGCTTTTTCAGTATTTTCCTAAATCAAATGGATTTTCTTGATTTCAGACTTGATTTATCTCAGGACTTTTTATCATTGAGACAATTAAACCCTGGAAATATTTAGTAAATTCCAAGGTGATTTCCATGTCATTAGTTTGTTGTTGTACGTTCTGTTTCAGGTTTCAAAGACTGAAGCTGAACATCTGGattaatacaaaaatacaaagacTCATTTTAACGCTTTGAGCACAGTTTAAATTATTGATGCTGTAGGTTTAACTGATACCCCCTTTTTCCCATCCTGTTAGATAAGTCATTTAAGTTTTAATCATGattttgaataaaatgtgataCTTCTAATTTATTGGTAAAATGATGGCAATTTGAAGGGTTGAAAGTTTTGTTTTGGTATGTTGGGGAGTTCATGGTTGATGAattgctgccctctagtggtggGTTACAGAAACTACCAGGAGACATGCACATAATACTTGTGACTTTCGATGCCTCTTATTCCTCCAAAAGAGAGTTTGGTCGTGGTCAAACATATTAAACacaatgtgtgaaaaaaaggacacttattttggcttcaaagcagaaaaactaaaaagtttaaaaaacaagaagacagagacaaaatCTCAGGTTAACACAGGCTGCCAGGTGATGACTCGGCACCCTGACAAAACCTTTTCAAGCCCGGCAGGGGGCACTGACCTGTTGCCAAGGCGACGGCTCAGCTCAGGGTCCCAGTGGCCGGACTCCGAGGACGCCACGGTCGTTTGAGGACGCCATCTCCCTGGAGACGAAATGCTAAAAGGAGAcacaacagaggaggagaaagacgGGGCTGATTGTGAGCAGTGTGAAATCTCTCATGGTTGTCACTTCAAATAGAAAGCGTTCAgtaaaacaaaatcacaaaactgAAACACTTCTGAAGTTTAGaagttgtttctttattttaatatgaTTAACAACACTTTGAAATCAAAGAAATCTATGACTACTTCAACCAAATATACAAAACATAACAGTAAAATATACGCAGCAAACCaggacagaaataaaaatgtgaaaaaacattcaaacaaataaTGTATCTCAATTAAGACTTTTTATGGTCTTTAATTATGTGCTACTGTGAGAtactatttttaaaaaggactCAATTTGTCAGAATTTAAGCGCAGACATTTTGAATATGAAGGTGAAATTAAAGATAAGATATTGATCTTTGACTATTTACATCTCTCTGTTgatgaatgtttaaaatgaggACCGCTTCAGATTAAATTTCACTTaagttgtaaaaataaaaagatcatTTGGCTGATTTTATCTCTTTTATTGATGCTGAATTGTTGACTTCCAAACGTATCATGCATCATTCAGCACATGTACACCTCCAGAGGACTGATGGATGCTTCCAGTATGTTCGGTCGTCTCTCGTCTTGTTTCTGCACACAAAGTTTCAGTGTTTAAACCAACAATGAGTCGTCTGTGGTTTTCCTCGTGAGGAGTGAATTTATCTCCAAACAAAGAGACGGTTTATCATGTTAATAAACGGCTCTGTTCGCTGCTCGGACTGAAGatacacagagaggagggatgTCAGAGGTCTCTGAGGGCGCTGGAGGATGCCAAGTCATTCAGGGAATTCAGCACATTTGGCAGATTACTGACATAACAATCATAAAATGCACCTGACACTCTGCAGCTACACTTTTTGATCTGATCGCCCATCCCTTTCTTTTCGTTACTCAGCTCCTTCTGTGCCTCTAATGTTCTTTAATAAAGGCACACATTAAattcaatgtttattttccCTCAGGAAAGTTTGTTTACAGCGTTGTGGATTAAAAATCTGGCTCTGGGTCGTCTGAACTCCTGCCTCTCTGTCCGCAGCAGATTTACTGTTTGTGAGCTCTGCTCAGGCTGCAGGAGGGCACACGTCTGGCCAACTTCAACAGAGAAAAGAACGTCTTCATTAACATGCACGGCCAGCCGCTTCCTCTAAAACGAGCCTTTGTCGCCCAGCAGATGCACGAAACACAACGAGGAGTAGCAGAGCCCAATCTAACGCTGAACAGATAGATGGTGTACGATTTATGACCGACGTATGAGGATACAGATGTTTActcttcttgtttgtgtttactagtttacatctgtttttatCTCAGCTTAACCAGAGGGtttccactcctctcctctgtgagttttggtttcattttagCTAAACTTACTGAACAAATCTGAAGGTACCAGTAGTTCAGAAATGTACCTTCTGTGGTTTAAATCTATTTTCCTCTCTAATGAATCCAACAAAAAGCAACTTAAGAGTCCTAATGTTCACATCTCTTTGTATCACAACTGCAAAGAAAAGgtttctatccatctctttTCATTTATAGTTTAATCAGAGAAAAAGGGGTGGTcttgaaacaacaaaaatgtcacaagttttgcttaaatgttgcaaaaataacaaaaatagaaaGGTCTTTTTGGGGGCATTTTTGCTTTCGTTGGATAGGACAGCCGAAGAGAGACAGGTGGTGTTTGGGggagaaaaggggggaggggggtgacaCACAGCAAAGGCCGGACCCAGACCCATGGCCACCACAGCaatgaggaccacagcctccgcacatggggcacACGACACAACCGCCAGGCCACCCAGCTCCCTCATAAATATCAATTTAAGCATGGCTGAGTTGCTGCAGTGATAGAATCAAACCGAAAAGAGAAAGTCCGTCAGGAATAAAAGGAAGTGACAGAAACGTCTTTGTAAGTGATGAAGATGGTGTCTTTGGGAACATTTCTTGAGTGATGGTTAATATGCTCCTGACTAAAGTACAGCACCACTCTCCGCTTgtctaaataaacaaacagctggTATCTTCTAACAGAAGTGGATTCAAACATGCATGCATCTGATTTTGCAGAACATATGGTTGTTAATGTGAAACCTCCAAACTGAGAATAgttcaagtgtttgttttggtcatttAACAAAGTTTAGTTTCCTGAACGATAACTTTTCTTAGCGTATGTGTTCCCCTCCTTCTGACTCTCTTTGAAAAAGTTAATCCTTCCTGACATTCAGAGTCAGACAGTCCCATCAGTTCTGTGTTTCAGTGGAGTGAGGGGAGGAGGACGGAGCCGATTGGTCAGCAGTTTGAAGGACAGGCTGGATGAGCTCAGCACTGCACCGTCCACATCAGCACCCACCACCCTCCACCCTGCACCCTGCTGCAGTATaaatcctgctgctgtccatcCTCTGCCTccactctctgctctcacacCTCCTGACTGACCTCACACCAAGGTAAGGCTATCAAAGATCGtcattttagaaaagaaaacGAGGAAATCTGAGGATGCAttatggacaaaaaaaacacttaaaaaaagtccaaatctttgtttttaaaggattcaacaatgttattatttatgttaGACTAGAGAAAGTGCTGAaagttttttatatatttgatgCTTTGAAAAaccatgacagaaaaaaaaacctaaatctCAGAGTTTAAAGttactgcagattttttttttgctctgtcaTGCTGGTAAAATGTGCATTTAGTGAGTTTTTAAAGCAGCACATTGAAGATTTTTGTTCATTTGAGTCATAATTTAACGTGTACTCGTTGCTTAAAGATGGAGAAATCTTTAAGTCAATTATTTTATAAGAAGTTTATAACAAAAGAAAGTCCTTTGACACTTTCTGCATCCTGACAGCAGCATTCAGACCgtgatggagagaaaaaaagactcattttgatcttttgtttttaaaagaaaaggtgaaaagTTTGAGACGACGATGACCGACCTGGAGACCTCGATGGCGACCATCATTTCGGTGTTTCAGAAGTATTcggggagagaaggagacaaacacaaactgaagaagAGCGAGCTGAAGGATCTGCTCCACGACGAGCTGCCCGAGCTGATGGCGgtgagaaacacaaaaacacaaaacacgtCAGAAATGATGGAAAGAGCACGGAGCACTGTAGTCTTTTTGAGATAcctgaagccttttttttgtatttctctttcaGACGACTTCATACTGCAAGTTAGGaccaaatatttcattttttactgAAATACATCCATCTGACATCACTTAAAAATATGTTAGTTAGGAAAAAATATATCGGTGTCAATCAGGAGAAGATTCAGGATACTGAGCGTTTCTATTCTGAGGTCAAGAAATCAGTTGTTTAGATAGATTTAGGcagaattttatttattttaagggaaatgtttaagaagaagaaaaaggtacaaaaataCCGTTAAAATactatataatattatataagatgcagatataaaaaacatgaataaatagaTATTAAGGAGAGCAGTACAgtcatctgttgttgtttcattAATCTGAGTACACAAAAGTTTGtattgtttattaaaaatgttcaacagttGCACTTTAACCCACAGAGACAAAAATCCATCAAATATTTATGGGATGTCCTGAGTCAATATTTTCAGTCGTTAATGAATCCAAACGGATTAAATTTATCGTCCTAACGTCCCGTAAACGTCCTCATGTgaactttctctctcccccctgcaGCATGTGAAAGACCAGAGTACCCTCGACAGCCTGATGGAGAGCCTGGACACGGACGGAGACGCCGAGTGCGACTTCCAGGAGTTCATGACATTCATCTCCGTGGTTACCGTCTGTTGCCACGAGTTCTTCGAGCACGAGGACGAGTAAAGGAGGGGGACGGAGGGGGAGCTACAGTAAAttaagatgaagaagaagaagaagaagaagcttagCAACGCACAAGCTGACGATGCCTTCAGAGGAGTGTAGCAGCGTGGGAAAATACAACTCCAGCCTGTAGCCAAAATGTTAGCAGTGGCTGGAAAAGAGTTCAGTGTTAGAAACTTCAGCTCAGAGTCAATCTACTTTAAAGaatcttctctttctgtttgattttataGATGGTTTGTTAAGTCTTCCAAATGGCTTTGAGATTCTGTAGTGGCAAAAATATCCTGTTGGTCAGCACTGGATACGATTTAGAGATTctcttttatgtgtttatataGTATATAATAGTTTAGATGTGGCTCAGAGGtagttcattaaaaacattaaattggCTGATAAAAGTTTCTTATGGGCTAATGAGTTTAGGCTGATCCCAAAGCCCTTTCAGAAGCCGAGCAGCTACCAATAATATCCTCTTTGGCAGTCATCGAACCTCTTATTAGCGCCCGTCTTTGAAAAGCTGTGTTGACTATTAAATATGTAAAGTGATTTGTAGATTGATTATCAAACACTGGAGAGGCTGGTACATGTTTGTTTGAGCTAATCCTTAACACTAATTTTAAAGTCTCTGCAAGACTACTTGTTAttaagcttgttattaaaattcAAATCAAAGTAAACTACTTATCAGCACTGGGCTTGAAAAATCTGGTTGGCtaccaaaatgtaaaagtgacttgtaaataattaaattaacaaCAAATTCTGAACGGCTGGTAAAGGTTTCAAAAGTAGCTTGTGAGTTGAGCTTTACCTGTGAGCCAGTTTGGCCACAAAGAAAtccacaaaacaaaaggaacagCTGATGTTTCTGTACTTTTTTAATTGCCTCGTTAGCAGAATCAACGTTTGTCAGTTAATCTGTTTGGATAATTTGTAAAGTGTGCACTGGATTGATGTTTCGGCTCGACCTGGTGTGACTACAAAGAGAATAAGCAAAATCAGCTTGTTCGTCAAAAGTCGTCAAAATGACATTCTGTCTTCTCTGCACGTTATAAACATTAAGAGACTCTTATTTTTAACTCTTGTTTAGAAAACTTTGGCTCGTATACTTTAAGTGCGGCAAGTTACATAATCACCGGTAACAATGTTCTTTGTAAAATTTAGAATTGAAAATTTAAGGAGGCCAGTGAATCAAGAGAAGCTAACATATTTATCAACCTCAGTGGCCTTTTAGGTAGTTAACCAACTACTcagtttaaacatgttttcaccTACCAGATACTGAATGTCACCTGTAAGTTGGCTGCTTTTGATTGGCTGTTTAAAATCTCCTGTTGGCTTGTGAGTTTTGGCAATTCAAGATGAAACACTCGGGTTTAAAGTTGAGAAGAAATCTTCTTTC
The sequence above is drawn from the Labrus bergylta chromosome 24, fLabBer1.1, whole genome shotgun sequence genome and encodes:
- the s100b gene encoding protein S100-B, which gives rise to MTDLETSMATIISVFQKYSGREGDKHKLKKSELKDLLHDELPELMAHVKDQSTLDSLMESLDTDGDAECDFQEFMTFISVVTVCCHEFFEHEDE